A DNA window from Acidobacteriota bacterium contains the following coding sequences:
- the trpB gene encoding tryptophan synthase subunit beta → MNNYHLPDAGGHFGQYGGRFVPETLMQPLEALTVAYEAAKQDTGFQAEFNNLLSKFVGRATPLMFAERLTNYLGGAKIYLKREDLCHTGAHKINNAIGQALLARRMNKPRIIAETGAGQHGVATATVCALMNLQCVVYMGTEDMRRQELNVFRMRLLGADVVGVDAGSRTLKDAINEALRDWVTNVGDTYYLLGSALGPHPYPMMVRDFQSVIGREAREQILQAEGRLPDLLIACVGGGSNAIGLFYEFIKDEDVRMLGVEAGGREIKLGEHAARFSGGKPGVLQGTRSYILQDEAGQIALTHSISAGLDYSAIGPEHAYLHDAERIAYTSANDEEALAAFQLLAKLEGIIPALESAHAVAEVIKTAPKMKRDEIIVVNLSGRGDKDVNTVMPLLEEGEKG, encoded by the coding sequence ATGAATAATTATCACTTACCGGATGCAGGCGGTCATTTTGGGCAATACGGCGGGCGCTTTGTCCCGGAAACCTTGATGCAGCCGCTCGAAGCGTTGACCGTAGCTTATGAAGCGGCAAAACAGGACACCGGGTTTCAGGCGGAATTCAACAATCTGCTTTCTAAGTTTGTCGGCAGAGCGACGCCGTTAATGTTTGCCGAACGCTTAACCAACTATCTCGGCGGCGCGAAAATTTATCTCAAACGCGAAGACCTCTGTCACACCGGCGCGCATAAAATCAACAACGCTATTGGACAGGCGTTACTGGCGCGGCGCATGAACAAACCGCGCATCATTGCCGAAACCGGCGCGGGACAACATGGCGTGGCGACGGCGACCGTGTGCGCATTGATGAATCTGCAATGTGTGGTTTATATGGGCACCGAAGATATGCGCCGTCAGGAGTTGAATGTTTTTCGCATGCGACTGCTCGGTGCGGATGTCGTCGGCGTTGATGCGGGCAGCCGGACATTGAAAGACGCCATCAATGAAGCGTTGCGCGATTGGGTTACGAATGTCGGGGATACCTATTATTTATTAGGTTCAGCCCTGGGTCCGCACCCTTACCCGATGATGGTCAGGGATTTTCAATCGGTGATTGGACGCGAAGCGCGCGAACAGATTTTGCAAGCCGAAGGGCGATTGCCTGATTTATTGATTGCCTGCGTCGGTGGCGGCAGCAATGCCATCGGGCTGTTTTACGAATTCATTAAAGATGAAGATGTGAGAATGCTCGGCGTCGAGGCGGGCGGACGCGAAATCAAACTGGGCGAACACGCGGCGCGTTTCAGCGGCGGAAAACCCGGCGTGTTGCAAGGGACGCGCAGTTATATTTTGCAGGATGAGGCGGGACAAATCGCGCTGACGCATTCGATTTCCGCAGGACTGGATTATTCGGCAATCGGGCCCGAACACGCTTACCTGCATGACGCTGAACGCATCGCTTATACTTCGGCAAATGATGAAGAGGCATTAGCGGCGTTTCAACTTCTGGCGAAACTCGAAGGCATCATTCCGGCGCTGGAAAGCGCCCACGCCGTAGCCGAAGTGATTAAGACCGCGCCTAAGATGAAGCGCGATGAAATCATCGTTGTCAATCTTTCGGGGCGCGGCGATAAAGATGTCAATACCGTGATGCCACTATTGGAAGAAGGGGAGAAAGGGTGA
- the trpA gene encoding tryptophan synthase subunit alpha, with product MSRIKTRFAALKKAKRQAFIPYITAGDPNLEATEKIILELAKTGADIIELGVPFSDPMADGVVIQRASERALLNQVSVRDCLNLVKRIRRHCDVPIVLFSYLNPLLSLDNMGKELSEAEVDGVLITDLVPEEAGEYIKQMREANIDTIFLVAPTSTDARLKLIADVCTGFVYAVSRTGVTGVQQSLSESAASLVGRVRRFTDLPVAVGFGVSTPEQVAEVWQHADAAVVGSRLVAEIEKYGHHESLIEKVGELTQRLVSLRGVQ from the coding sequence ATGAGCAGAATTAAAACAAGATTTGCAGCGTTGAAAAAAGCGAAACGCCAGGCGTTTATTCCTTATATCACGGCGGGCGATCCGAATCTCGAAGCGACAGAAAAAATCATTCTCGAACTCGCGAAAACCGGCGCGGATATTATCGAACTCGGGGTGCCGTTTTCCGACCCGATGGCGGATGGAGTGGTGATTCAACGGGCTTCGGAGCGCGCCTTGTTGAATCAAGTGAGCGTGCGCGATTGTCTCAACCTAGTCAAACGCATTCGCCGGCATTGCGATGTGCCGATTGTGCTCTTCAGCTATTTGAACCCGTTGTTATCACTGGACAATATGGGTAAGGAATTAAGTGAAGCCGAAGTTGATGGGGTGTTGATAACCGACCTCGTGCCCGAAGAAGCCGGTGAATACATCAAACAGATGCGTGAAGCCAACATTGATACGATATTTTTGGTCGCGCCGACGAGCACCGATGCCCGCTTGAAATTAATCGCTGACGTTTGCACCGGGTTTGTCTATGCGGTATCGCGAACCGGAGTCACGGGGGTGCAACAGAGTTTATCGGAGTCGGCGGCAAGTCTGGTGGGGCGTGTGCGACGTTTTACGGATTTGCCGGTTGCCGTAGGATTTGGCGTTTCAACTCCCGAACAAGTTGCCGAAGTCTGGCAACACGCCGATGCCGCGGTGGTCGGCAGTCGCCTTGTCGCCGAAATCGAAAAATATGGACACCATGAATCGTTGATTGAAAAAGTTGGCGAGCTAACTC
- a CDS encoding HEPN domain-containing protein, which yields MKKTTLEWINKAEEDWHVANMSYRARKHPSYDAAVFHAQQCAEKYLKAGLEEAGIPFGRTHDLLVLHQLILPSEPNWVVLQPFLIYLNPFAVAYRYPGITATKSDAKDAIKNCKQVRMVIRINFRLPV from the coding sequence ATGAAAAAGACCACGCTTGAATGGATAAACAAGGCAGAAGAGGATTGGCACGTTGCCAATATGAGCTATCGCGCCCGTAAACATCCAAGCTATGACGCGGCGGTTTTTCATGCTCAACAATGTGCCGAAAAATATCTGAAAGCCGGATTGGAAGAAGCTGGAATTCCTTTTGGAAGAACCCATGATTTATTGGTTTTGCATCAACTGATTTTACCTTCGGAGCCAAATTGGGTAGTCTTGCAACCATTTTTGATTTACCTTAATCCATTTGCTGTTGCCTATCGCTATCCGGGAATTACAGCCACTAAATCTGATGCAAAAGACGCAATTAAAAATTGTAAGCAAGTGCGAATGGTGATTCGGATTAATTTCAGATTGCCAGTTTAA
- a CDS encoding nucleotidyltransferase domain-containing protein, whose translation MSRQLNRNYRTAELPDESVIGISLGQRRKQIQAVCQAIVNKFKPEKIVLFGSFAYGKPTLDSDVDLLIVMPFEGSPFRQASELLSHIINTVGILPLDLLVRTTEQISERLQIGDRFIREILERGKVMYEKDHA comes from the coding sequence ATGAGCCGCCAGTTGAACCGAAATTATCGCACTGCCGAATTACCTGATGAATCTGTAATAGGAATCAGTTTGGGTCAACGTCGCAAACAAATTCAAGCGGTTTGCCAAGCTATCGTCAACAAATTTAAGCCTGAAAAAATCGTCCTGTTTGGTTCGTTTGCTTATGGTAAACCGACGCTTGATTCGGATGTTGATTTGTTAATTGTGATGCCGTTTGAAGGAAGCCCGTTTCGCCAGGCGTCTGAGTTACTCTCGCACATCATTAACACGGTAGGAATCTTGCCTCTGGATTTGCTGGTGCGAACTACAGAACAAATTTCCGAGAGATTACAGATAGGCGACCGGTTTATTCGAGAAATCCTTGAGCGTGGAAAGGTGATGTATGAAAAAGACCACGCTTGA